The proteins below are encoded in one region of Halocatena salina:
- a CDS encoding amino acid deaminase/aldolase: MNTSTYDRYRSAVAGEALPLAYLDREALDTNIETTRQRAGELPIRVASKSIRCRAVLEYVLEQWGFRGIMCYTGREAVHLASHGFEDLLVAYPVWHAAEIEAVCEVIEEGSCVVLTVDCSEHVDRIAGIATEHGVEVPLCLDVDMSTTHLGIHFGVRRSGIQTPEAAIALAQSISDREGVTLSGVMGYEAQIAGLSDDDPSNDPVTNAVIRRLKRRSVPRLRERRASVVGALEREGYELAFVNGGGTGSLESTRDDATVTELTVGSGFYAPHQFDHYRGFQYEPAVGYAIEITRQPTDDVYTCRGGGYAGSGPPGDGTAPIPHLPSGASLLEREGAGEVQTPIRYDGSIDLSLGDPIFFRHAKAGEPCAHFERLCVVEDGEIAARHPTYRGDGTCFV, translated from the coding sequence GTGAATACATCAACGTACGACCGATACCGGTCGGCAGTGGCGGGGGAGGCGTTGCCGTTGGCGTATCTCGACCGCGAAGCACTGGACACGAACATCGAGACGACGCGCCAGCGTGCGGGCGAGCTGCCGATCCGAGTCGCCTCCAAGTCGATCCGGTGTCGTGCCGTGTTGGAATACGTCCTCGAACAGTGGGGCTTTCGCGGGATCATGTGTTACACCGGCCGCGAGGCGGTACATCTCGCGTCCCACGGGTTCGAGGATCTGCTCGTCGCCTATCCCGTTTGGCACGCCGCCGAGATCGAGGCGGTGTGTGAGGTGATCGAAGAAGGTTCCTGCGTCGTTCTCACGGTCGATTGTTCCGAACACGTCGATCGCATTGCTGGGATTGCGACCGAGCACGGTGTCGAAGTTCCCCTCTGTTTGGACGTGGACATGTCGACTACCCATTTGGGCATCCATTTCGGCGTGCGGCGTTCGGGGATTCAAACCCCTGAGGCGGCGATCGCGCTTGCGCAGTCGATTTCTGACCGGGAGGGCGTCACGCTCTCCGGAGTGATGGGGTACGAAGCACAGATCGCAGGCCTTTCGGACGACGATCCCTCGAACGATCCGGTGACGAACGCGGTGATTCGCCGTCTGAAACGACGATCGGTTCCCCGTCTCCGCGAGCGTCGCGCGTCGGTAGTGGGGGCCCTCGAACGGGAGGGGTACGAACTGGCGTTCGTCAACGGCGGCGGCACCGGGAGCCTAGAGTCAACTCGGGATGATGCGACAGTAACGGAGCTGACAGTGGGGTCTGGCTTTTATGCGCCTCACCAATTCGATCACTACCGGGGGTTCCAGTACGAGCCAGCCGTGGGATACGCGATCGAAATCACCCGACAGCCCACTGATGACGTGTACACTTGCCGTGGTGGGGGCTACGCTGGGAGTGGTCCACCCGGAGACGGCACAGCACCGATCCCTCACCTCCCATCGGGTGCGTCGTTGCTCGAACGCGAAGGCGCGGGTGAGGTTCAGACGCCCATCAGATACGACGGTTCGATCGATCTCTCGCTCGGCGATCCGATCTTCTTTCGGCACGCGAAAGCCGGCGAGCCCTGTGCCCACTTCGAGCGGTTGTGTGTCGTCGAAGACGGTGAGATCGCCGCCCGACACCCGACCTACCGCGGTGATGGGACGTGTTTCGTATGA
- a CDS encoding NAD(P)H-dependent flavin oxidoreductase, whose amino-acid sequence MTEITTELTELFDLDVPIVQAPIGSATCPALASAVANAGGLGMLALTWRTPTEARACLSETAQRTDETGTVGVNIVLDEESKTIPTEEHLEVCAEQSVDVVSFSFGDAARYVDRVHEFGATVMQTVGSAEAARSAVDAGVDVVVAQGWEAGGHVQSEVATLPLVPRVVDGVPETPVIAAGGIGDGRTIAAVLALGAAGAWLGTRFVATAEARVHDRYRERVIDAEETDTAHSTLFDQGWPDVPHRVLENDTVDRWRAAGKPATDRPGESDRVATTPAGEPIERYADVLALPDTTGDVTELPLYAGQSVGLIDGHPTASSVVEALISETNDALDRAASSARSSH is encoded by the coding sequence ATGACAGAGATCACGACGGAGCTGACGGAACTGTTCGATCTCGACGTGCCGATCGTGCAGGCTCCGATCGGGAGCGCGACGTGTCCGGCGCTCGCCAGCGCGGTGGCGAACGCCGGCGGGCTGGGAATGCTCGCGCTCACGTGGCGGACACCCACTGAAGCCCGTGCGTGCCTGTCGGAAACGGCACAGAGGACCGACGAGACGGGGACAGTGGGAGTGAACATCGTTCTCGACGAGGAGTCGAAGACGATCCCGACCGAGGAGCACCTCGAGGTGTGCGCCGAGCAGTCGGTCGACGTCGTGTCCTTTTCGTTCGGAGACGCTGCCCGGTACGTCGATCGGGTGCACGAGTTCGGGGCCACTGTGATGCAAACCGTCGGCTCAGCGGAAGCGGCCCGCTCGGCGGTCGATGCCGGCGTGGACGTCGTCGTCGCCCAGGGGTGGGAAGCGGGCGGGCACGTCCAAAGCGAGGTGGCGACGCTCCCGTTGGTGCCCCGCGTCGTGGATGGAGTGCCCGAAACGCCGGTGATCGCCGCGGGCGGGATCGGCGACGGTCGCACCATCGCGGCGGTTTTGGCGCTGGGTGCGGCTGGTGCGTGGCTCGGAACGCGATTCGTTGCGACGGCGGAGGCCCGCGTCCACGACCGCTACCGTGAGCGGGTGATCGACGCCGAAGAGACCGACACCGCCCACTCGACGCTGTTCGATCAGGGGTGGCCGGACGTTCCACACCGCGTTCTCGAAAACGACACCGTCGATCGGTGGCGCGCTGCTGGAAAACCGGCAACTGACCGTCCCGGTGAGAGCGATCGCGTGGCTACCACCCCGGCTGGCGAACCGATCGAGCGATACGCTGATGTCCTCGCGCTCCCCGACACTACGGGCGATGTCACGGAACTCCCGTTGTACGCCGGCCAAAGCGTCGGTCTCATCGACGGCCATCCCACCGCGTCGTCGGTGGTCGAGGCGTTGATCAGCGAAACTAACGATGCGCTCGACCGGGCAGCGTCGAGCGCTCGCTCGTCA
- a CDS encoding D-arabinono-1,4-lactone oxidase, which produces MREESSAGVWHNWSGSVSCEPHRYYEPTTEADLQKIVARHAGDQTIRVSGSGHSFSSIVPTDDVLLSLAAYTGVTDIDTERQRATVRAGTRLEELNEILATHGLALANMGDVDRQTIAGALATGTHGTGIDLGVLATQAVGIRLVTADGEIRTLTAADGETFRAAQVSLGALGVVSEITLELQRAYRLRERTWTAPLAEVLDRVDELRETHRHFEFFWFPHTETALVKTLDRTTDSPTRSVPFDADEYLENAAWGSLCRLSAIVPDASPQLARLAAATLSDGETVGPSHEVFPTQRSVRFNEIEYGVPADLGGDVVRSIRDHLAGDGQDILFPIEFRYTQGDEIPLSPAYGRDSAFIAVHTYHRKPHREYFEACETIFEEHDGRPHWGKMHTVDPERLRSCYPEWDTFQTVRRSLDPEGTFCNQRLRQLFDV; this is translated from the coding sequence ATGAGAGAGGAGTCCAGTGCGGGCGTGTGGCACAACTGGTCGGGTTCGGTATCGTGTGAGCCCCACCGCTACTACGAGCCGACGACCGAAGCCGATCTACAGAAGATCGTCGCGCGCCACGCGGGCGATCAAACCATCCGAGTATCGGGGTCAGGACACTCCTTTTCCTCGATCGTTCCGACCGACGACGTGTTGCTTTCGCTCGCCGCCTACACCGGAGTGACGGACATCGACACCGAACGGCAGCGAGCGACGGTTAGAGCCGGCACGCGCTTGGAGGAACTGAACGAGATTCTCGCCACCCACGGGCTCGCGCTGGCGAACATGGGCGACGTCGATCGTCAAACGATCGCCGGCGCGTTGGCGACCGGTACCCACGGAACCGGGATCGATCTCGGGGTGCTCGCCACACAAGCGGTCGGGATCCGGCTCGTCACCGCCGACGGAGAGATCCGGACGCTCACCGCCGCGGACGGCGAGACGTTCCGGGCCGCACAGGTGTCACTCGGCGCGCTCGGCGTCGTCAGCGAGATCACGCTCGAACTCCAGCGCGCGTACCGCCTGCGAGAACGGACGTGGACCGCCCCGTTGGCCGAGGTGCTTGACCGAGTCGACGAACTGCGCGAAACCCACCGACATTTCGAGTTCTTCTGGTTCCCCCACACGGAGACCGCGCTCGTGAAAACGCTCGATCGGACCACTGATTCGCCGACTCGTTCGGTTCCGTTCGACGCGGATGAGTACCTCGAAAACGCCGCGTGGGGATCTCTGTGTCGGCTCTCCGCCATCGTTCCCGACGCCTCGCCACAGCTCGCCCGGCTCGCGGCGGCGACCCTCTCGGACGGCGAGACGGTCGGACCCAGCCACGAGGTGTTTCCCACTCAACGGAGCGTTCGGTTCAACGAGATCGAGTACGGCGTTCCAGCGGATTTGGGTGGTGATGTCGTGCGCTCGATCCGGGACCATCTCGCCGGCGACGGGCAGGATATCCTGTTTCCGATCGAATTCCGCTACACGCAGGGCGACGAGATCCCGCTCAGCCCGGCCTACGGACGGGATTCGGCGTTCATCGCTGTTCATACCTACCACCGCAAGCCCCACCGAGAGTATTTCGAGGCGTGTGAGACCATCTTCGAAGAGCACGACGGCCGTCCCCACTGGGGAAAGATGCACACCGTCGATCCCGAACGACTCCGATCGTGTTATCCCGAGTGGGACACGTTCCAAACCGTCCGGCGCTCGCTCGATCCCGAGGGCACGTTTTGCAACCAACGCCTTCGGCAGCTGTTCGACGTGTAG
- a CDS encoding aldo/keto reductase has translation MEYRRLGSTGLAVSELCFGTWRFDRETGGVVETDRTAAHTLLDAFADRGGNFIDTANVYGTPSGTAERYIGEWLDERDREEFVIASKVYFETDSDGGHPNDGGLSRTHIRNQIEGTLDRLGTDYLDLYYIHRWDEETPIEETLSTLNGLVEDGRVNYLGASTMAAWQLTKALWKSESNHWESFSVTQPLAHAAYYEDVREYLDVCSDQDLAVCPYSPLAGGFLTGKYERVDPDDPTAVKAPDGSRGSFDEQFGAYYTSERGWHVLDAIRTVAQEVDATPAQVALRWLMDQEAFTCIPIIGARSVEQLDENVGATTVSLSDDQRQRIYDARFDEDGDLWH, from the coding sequence ATGGAGTATCGACGGCTCGGTTCGACGGGACTGGCGGTATCGGAGTTGTGTTTCGGGACGTGGCGGTTCGACCGTGAGACGGGTGGTGTCGTCGAAACGGATCGGACGGCTGCCCACACGTTGCTCGACGCGTTCGCGGATCGGGGCGGGAACTTCATCGACACGGCCAACGTGTATGGGACGCCGTCGGGAACCGCAGAACGATACATCGGGGAATGGCTCGACGAACGCGACCGCGAGGAGTTCGTCATCGCGTCGAAGGTGTACTTTGAGACCGATTCGGATGGCGGACATCCCAACGACGGAGGTCTCTCGCGAACCCACATCCGGAATCAGATCGAAGGAACGCTCGACCGACTCGGCACCGACTACCTCGATCTGTACTACATCCACCGATGGGACGAGGAGACGCCGATCGAGGAGACCCTCTCGACGCTGAACGGACTGGTCGAAGACGGGCGCGTAAACTACCTCGGTGCGAGCACGATGGCCGCGTGGCAGCTCACCAAAGCCCTCTGGAAGAGCGAGAGTAATCACTGGGAGTCCTTTTCCGTCACTCAACCGCTCGCCCACGCCGCCTATTATGAGGATGTCCGAGAGTATCTCGACGTCTGTTCAGACCAGGATCTCGCCGTCTGTCCGTACTCGCCGTTGGCTGGTGGCTTTCTCACCGGCAAGTACGAACGTGTCGATCCCGACGATCCCACGGCGGTGAAAGCACCTGATGGCTCGCGGGGCAGCTTCGACGAGCAGTTCGGCGCGTACTACACCTCAGAGCGGGGCTGGCACGTGCTCGATGCGATCCGCACCGTTGCCCAAGAGGTCGACGCGACACCGGCACAGGTGGCACTGCGCTGGCTGATGGATCAGGAGGCGTTCACGTGCATTCCGATCATCGGCGCGCGATCCGTCGAGCAACTCGATGAAAACGTCGGTGCGACGACCGTCTCGCTGAGCGACGACCAGCGCCAGCGTATTTACGACGCCCGGTTCGACGAAGACGGCGATCTGTGGCACTGA
- a CDS encoding AAA family ATPase: MEQSVELTVQGARKRDAGRGIARLASSTCRTLGVLSGETILLDGPRQTVTKVWPGGDQGVVRMDADTRQNAGVNIGDQIRIRPIDVTDARSVSIELPMVPDSDGVASALKHELQDRPVRANEQVYLERIGARVTIASTTPSGMVRITDETAVSITTEEGEDGTDWASSRETPNQPIEERSDQATTPSSSDRITYEDIGGLDEELEQIREMIELPLSDPALFRQLGVDPPKGVLLYGPPGTGKTLIAKAVANEVNAHFETISGPEIVSKYKGDTEERLRETFEEAARQAPTIVFIDEIDSIAGSRDDEADMENRVVTQLLTLLDGIGSQEEVVVIGATNRVDTLDPALRRGGRFDREIEIGVPDESGRREILDVHTRGMPLAEDVDLDRFATRTHGFVGADVRTLVTEAAMNALRRYRHTDSEALTVTRSDLEAAMAAVEPSAMREYVVETPTTTFDDVGGLEEAKATLREAVEWPLTYHALFETTQTEPPSGVLLYGPPGTGKTLLARSLAGESDVNFIHVAGPELVDKYVGESEKALRELFERARQTAPTIVFFDEIDALAGRRGESNEVTERVVSQLLTELDGLTDNPNLMVVAATNRREALDPALLRPGRLESHVEIPLPDVDARRSIFDVHSDGKPYADDVDLDALADDTDGWSGAELEALIRQASMLAIRDFASDLGPEVATERAEEITITTEHFEAAREQVRTEA, encoded by the coding sequence ATGGAGCAATCGGTTGAACTGACCGTTCAGGGCGCACGAAAGCGCGACGCAGGACGGGGGATTGCGCGCCTCGCCAGTTCGACGTGTCGCACGCTCGGCGTGTTGAGCGGAGAGACGATCCTTCTCGATGGACCCCGACAGACTGTTACGAAAGTGTGGCCTGGCGGCGATCAGGGTGTAGTTCGTATGGATGCCGATACGCGACAGAACGCAGGTGTGAATATCGGCGATCAGATACGCATCCGTCCGATCGATGTTACTGATGCCAGAAGTGTCAGTATCGAACTTCCGATGGTTCCTGATTCTGATGGAGTCGCATCAGCTCTCAAACACGAGCTACAGGACCGGCCGGTGCGAGCGAACGAACAGGTGTATCTCGAACGGATCGGTGCCCGGGTGACGATCGCCAGTACGACACCGTCGGGGATGGTCCGGATCACCGACGAGACGGCTGTTTCGATCACCACAGAAGAAGGTGAGGACGGTACCGACTGGGCTTCGTCGCGTGAGACCCCCAATCAGCCCATCGAGGAGAGATCGGATCAGGCGACCACGCCGTCCAGTTCGGACCGGATCACCTACGAGGACATCGGGGGGTTGGACGAAGAACTCGAGCAGATCCGTGAGATGATCGAGTTACCCCTGTCCGATCCCGCGCTGTTTCGCCAGCTTGGCGTCGATCCGCCGAAAGGGGTGTTACTGTACGGGCCACCCGGCACCGGGAAAACCCTCATTGCGAAAGCCGTCGCCAACGAGGTGAACGCTCACTTCGAGACGATTTCCGGTCCCGAAATCGTCTCGAAGTACAAAGGCGACACCGAGGAACGCCTGCGCGAAACGTTCGAGGAGGCGGCTCGTCAGGCACCGACGATCGTTTTCATCGATGAGATCGACTCCATCGCCGGTTCGCGCGATGATGAGGCCGATATGGAAAACCGGGTGGTGACGCAGTTGCTGACGCTACTCGATGGAATCGGGTCACAGGAGGAGGTCGTCGTCATCGGGGCGACCAACCGCGTCGATACGCTCGATCCGGCGCTCCGTCGTGGTGGACGGTTCGACCGAGAGATCGAGATCGGGGTGCCCGACGAATCGGGTCGCCGCGAGATCCTCGATGTCCACACGCGTGGGATGCCCCTCGCCGAGGACGTGGATCTCGATCGGTTTGCGACACGGACCCATGGTTTCGTCGGGGCCGACGTTCGGACGCTCGTGACCGAGGCGGCGATGAACGCGCTCCGGCGGTACCGCCATACCGACAGCGAGGCACTGACTGTCACCCGTTCGGATCTGGAAGCTGCGATGGCCGCCGTCGAACCGAGCGCAATGCGAGAGTACGTGGTCGAAACGCCCACGACCACGTTCGACGACGTCGGCGGTCTCGAAGAAGCGAAAGCCACGCTTCGGGAAGCAGTCGAATGGCCGCTCACCTATCACGCGCTGTTCGAGACGACACAAACCGAGCCGCCCTCGGGCGTACTGTTGTACGGTCCACCGGGCACGGGGAAAACGTTGCTCGCGCGCTCACTCGCCGGTGAGAGCGACGTGAACTTCATCCACGTGGCCGGACCAGAGCTCGTCGACAAATACGTCGGTGAATCCGAAAAGGCCCTCCGGGAACTGTTCGAGCGCGCTCGACAGACCGCGCCCACGATCGTCTTCTTCGACGAGATCGATGCGCTCGCTGGCCGTCGTGGAGAGTCAAACGAAGTGACCGAGCGCGTCGTCTCCCAACTGCTGACCGAACTCGACGGGCTAACCGATAACCCCAATCTGATGGTTGTCGCAGCGACGAACCGACGAGAGGCCCTCGATCCCGCGTTGCTCCGTCCTGGCCGGTTAGAATCCCACGTCGAGATCCCACTTCCGGACGTGGACGCACGACGGTCGATTTTCGACGTGCACAGCGACGGGAAACCGTACGCCGACGACGTGGATCTCGACGCGCTCGCCGACGACACCGACGGCTGGTCGGGAGCCGAACTCGAGGCTCTCATCCGGCAGGCCTCGATGCTTGCTATCCGAGACTTCGCGTCCGATCTCGGTCCCGAAGTAGCCACCGAACGCGCCGAAGAGATCACGATTACTACCGAGCATTTCGAGGCGGCACGCGAGCAGGTCCGAACGGAGGCGTGA
- a CDS encoding winged helix-turn-helix transcriptional regulator, with protein MTRSDEDYIEAVKKHSPASTREVAEEVGVTRQGADYRLRKLESEGQVRSERIGNSLAWFLSK; from the coding sequence ATGACCCGAAGTGATGAGGACTACATCGAAGCCGTCAAAAAACATTCTCCTGCTTCGACACGAGAGGTTGCGGAGGAAGTCGGTGTAACCCGCCAAGGCGCGGATTATCGGCTCCGAAAACTCGAATCAGAGGGGCAGGTACGAAGCGAACGGATCGGTAACTCACTTGCGTGGTTTCTGTCGAAATAG